The following are from one region of the Blastocatellia bacterium genome:
- a CDS encoding exodeoxyribonuclease VII large subunit, producing MSLLELLINQPKAITVSELTTQIKDLIEAEFYDILVEGEISNFKVHSSGHWYFILKDNSAQLRCAAFRNQNIYIRPRPSDGIKAKLRGKISLYENRGDYQLIVSSIEPIGKGDLQKAFEQLQNKLLAEGLFDAIYKKPLPKFPLAIGIVTSPTGAAIQDILQVLYRRNKSVNVSIYAAHVQGETAAAEIAEGINYFNTRDDIDVLIVGRGGGSIEDLWPFNEEIVARAIFASRIPIISAVGHEIDFTISDFVADHRAPTPSVAAEIVAERQDELSNLVSYYEEILLNNLEYLLLNQHNKLTSLQSQPGFDVLPKKLSQYQHRLSNLTHRLERSLQEKLSLEQDEVNNLALRLASTELKSSLQQSKNQLQKLSLQLQTNLNKQLQKLTDQFHCNITKLQTLSPLAVLSRGYSLVWTENNQLVKRPNQVAPGDKVRVQLSEGEIICIRDLE from the coding sequence ATGTCTTTATTAGAATTACTTATAAACCAGCCTAAAGCCATTACAGTATCCGAGTTAACTACTCAAATTAAAGATCTTATAGAAGCAGAATTTTATGATATTTTGGTGGAAGGTGAAATTTCAAATTTTAAGGTTCATAGCTCTGGTCACTGGTACTTTATCTTAAAAGATAATTCAGCCCAACTACGTTGTGCAGCATTTCGCAATCAAAATATTTATATTCGCCCTCGTCCAAGTGATGGAATAAAAGCTAAACTTCGCGGTAAGATTTCTTTATATGAAAATCGTGGAGATTATCAGCTAATTGTTAGCAGCATTGAGCCTATAGGAAAAGGTGATTTACAAAAAGCATTTGAGCAGTTACAGAATAAACTATTAGCAGAAGGTCTTTTTGATGCAATATATAAAAAACCTTTGCCAAAATTTCCTTTAGCTATTGGCATTGTAACAAGTCCAACTGGAGCAGCAATCCAAGATATTTTGCAAGTCCTCTATCGACGTAATAAATCTGTCAATGTTTCAATTTATGCAGCACATGTTCAAGGGGAAACAGCAGCAGCAGAAATTGCTGAAGGGATAAATTATTTTAATACTCGTGATGATATTGATGTGTTGATTGTAGGTCGCGGAGGGGGTTCAATTGAAGATCTTTGGCCTTTTAATGAAGAAATTGTAGCAAGAGCAATATTTGCATCTCGTATCCCTATTATTTCAGCCGTTGGGCATGAAATAGACTTTACTATTTCAGACTTTGTTGCTGACCATCGCGCCCCAACACCTTCTGTAGCGGCTGAAATTGTAGCTGAACGCCAAGACGAATTATCAAATTTAGTTTCTTACTACGAGGAAATATTACTTAATAATTTAGAATATTTACTACTTAACCAACATAACAAACTAACAAGTTTGCAGTCTCAGCCTGGTTTTGATGTTTTACCGAAAAAATTATCTCAATATCAACATAGGTTATCTAATTTAACTCACCGTTTAGAAAGATCTCTCCAAGAAAAACTCTCATTAGAGCAAGATGAGGTAAACAATTTAGCACTCCGCTTAGCTAGTACAGAATTAAAAAGTTCTTTGCAGCAATCTAAAAATCAATTACAAAAACTCTCTTTGCAATTACAAACCAATTTAAATAAACAGCTACAAAAACTAACAGATCAATTTCACTGTAATATTACTAAATTACAAACTCTTAGCCCATTAGCTGTTTTATCTCGTGGTTATTCATTGGTTTGGACAGAAAATAATCAACTAGTAAAACGCCCAAACCAAGTTGCACCAGGCGACAAGGTTCGTGTACAACTATCTGAGGGAGAAATAATTTGTATCAGAGATTTAGAATAG
- a CDS encoding DUF4388 domain-containing protein yields MALKGRIPELSVTDLIMIHCFGRTRACVKLTSDKTKAEIYFDNGNIIDARCDASTGMEALYRAFSVTEGKYQVELNVTSQQQTIQTPWKDILKSLGIC; encoded by the coding sequence ATGGCATTAAAGGGGCGAATACCAGAATTATCTGTTACGGATCTAATTATGATTCATTGTTTTGGTCGAACTCGTGCTTGTGTCAAACTAACTAGTGATAAAACTAAAGCAGAAATATATTTTGATAATGGAAACATTATTGATGCTCGTTGTGATGCTAGTACAGGCATGGAAGCACTATACCGAGCCTTTTCAGTAACAGAAGGTAAATATCAAGTTGAGCTTAATGTAACTTCTCAGCAACAAACAATACAAACTCCATGGAAAGATATCTTAAAATCATTAGGAATCTGCTAG
- a CDS encoding TrkA family potassium uptake protein codes for MPIYKYSKLYKSAQKFARKLKRYAITELRLLRIIQHEFRFSLWLLIIELTLGTTLIHYYYPYPHNRRTNWTEDFYYTIHAIFGEPILAYPQDSYLEYLFILLPILGVLIITDTIARLGSLLFQKRSQRKEWHILLASTYTDHVIVCGLGHVGYRIVQNLLRNNLECVVIEMKESLFVEEIRKLDIPVIIADARREEVLKQANISKAQAIIVVTDDDLANLEIAIDARSLSPNIRIVMRMFDETLARKIAKSFNIHCVFSTSAIAAPVFAAAVTEHNVINSFVFNNVQLNTVEFVVSERSQLIGWSLDQLRSRLELTIALYQTEVEVDWNPNPSFILETGVKLLIITTSESLRDLEKLNKPA; via the coding sequence GTGCCAATTTATAAATATTCAAAATTATATAAATCGGCTCAAAAATTCGCTCGCAAACTAAAAAGGTATGCTATTACTGAACTGAGATTGCTGCGTATCATTCAACATGAATTTCGCTTTTCTCTATGGCTACTTATTATTGAGTTAACTTTAGGAACGACTTTAATTCATTATTATTACCCTTACCCGCACAATAGAAGAACAAATTGGACAGAAGATTTTTACTACACAATTCATGCTATTTTTGGAGAACCCATCTTAGCTTATCCACAAGATTCTTATTTAGAATACTTATTTATTTTGCTCCCTATTTTAGGAGTTCTAATAATTACAGATACTATTGCACGTTTAGGTAGTTTGCTTTTCCAAAAACGTAGCCAAAGAAAGGAATGGCATATTTTGCTAGCTTCAACTTATACAGATCATGTAATTGTTTGCGGTTTAGGGCATGTTGGCTATAGAATTGTGCAAAATCTACTACGTAATAACCTAGAGTGTGTAGTTATAGAAATGAAAGAATCTTTATTTGTAGAAGAAATTCGTAAACTAGATATTCCTGTAATTATTGCTGATGCACGTCGGGAAGAAGTCTTAAAACAAGCAAATATTTCTAAAGCCCAAGCAATAATTGTTGTTACAGATGACGACTTAGCAAATTTAGAAATAGCTATTGATGCTCGATCTCTATCGCCTAATATTCGGATTGTTATGCGAATGTTTGACGAAACTTTAGCCCGTAAAATTGCTAAAAGCTTTAATATTCATTGTGTTTTTAGCACTTCCGCTATTGCTGCACCAGTTTTTGCAGCAGCAGTGACAGAGCATAATGTAATAAATTCTTTTGTATTTAATAATGTCCAACTTAACACTGTAGAGTTTGTTGTAAGCGAAAGATCCCAACTAATTGGCTGGTCATTGGATCAACTGCGTAGCCGATTAGAACTTACCATTGCACTTTATCAAACAGAAGTAGAAGTAGATTGGAATCCAAACCCAAGTTTCATCCTAGAAACAGGTGTAAAACTTTTAATTATTACAACATCCGAAAGCTTGCGTGATTTAGAAAAATTAAATAAACCTGCTTAG
- a CDS encoding tetratricopeptide repeat protein yields the protein MPWSLINIFGLILVFFLIFNNVFALPNQNQPNQPIIDILNYKIEAELIPETNTLRANTAVTFQALKNTLSVIFEINGALKISKITNQDGKELQFVQDTVDALNVRIDLGTSIAANQPVTLNFIYEGILVSPQGGVLANKRLAYIGQEGSYLSYAARWFPFHGYAADTATYQISLITPVDYLVAGLSTEAIETKPFVVEPPPAPEPEPEPEPVKKPTKPTPKRPSKTTKPATTKPTPKTGKPTLPVLPVSYVVANNQEPTAPISGPRNIHTFVSTKAVLPGTFAIARYITRNIKTSTGEINFYIKPGSEAAAEKYAEAVSQAVDFYNNKFGAYAFGDKLVFAEIDNESLDSLTGAGVTLLSEKTFRLTDVPRELLYRETAYQWWGQAVVLKSFDEVWLSQGLAQYSALAVLEANTPETVFREVARGAMERAMAFESQTSIARAPLELDDQSEAYRSIMFYKGAFVYRMLKLVVGEETFDKLLKTYYQEYQGKPAAISNFESLANKVIGKDMRYFFGQWVDATGVPEFRADYQMLRTKNNTFRIRGTINQEVDTFSMPIDVELLYEGGSERTQLNMTGRSVDFSFEAKGKPLDVIVDPDSKLLKVSEEIRISVIVRRGIEHFRNQEYPEAEQQFQAAIKLNRSSSWAWYNLGLLYFEQRNYPKANDCFGEALELDLQPRWVQVWSHIKRGNCYDALGQRERAVAEYQKAIQVGDNHDNAQQIAQQYLSAPYRREQTAQN from the coding sequence ATGCCATGGAGTTTAATAAATATTTTTGGATTAATTTTAGTATTTTTTCTAATTTTTAATAATGTATTTGCTTTACCAAATCAAAATCAACCTAATCAACCTATTATTGATATTCTTAATTATAAAATTGAAGCTGAATTAATTCCTGAGACTAATACATTGCGTGCTAATACTGCCGTTACATTTCAAGCATTGAAGAACACTCTATCAGTAATTTTTGAAATAAATGGAGCATTGAAAATTAGTAAAATCACTAATCAAGATGGCAAAGAATTACAATTTGTTCAAGATACAGTAGACGCGCTAAATGTTCGTATTGATCTAGGAACATCAATAGCGGCAAATCAACCTGTAACACTAAATTTTATTTATGAAGGAATCTTAGTATCTCCTCAAGGAGGCGTTTTAGCAAACAAGCGGCTTGCATATATTGGACAAGAAGGATCTTACTTAAGCTATGCTGCACGTTGGTTTCCTTTTCATGGTTATGCCGCTGATACAGCAACTTATCAAATCTCTTTAATTACACCTGTAGATTATTTAGTTGCAGGATTAAGCACAGAAGCGATAGAAACAAAACCTTTTGTTGTAGAACCCCCTCCAGCACCTGAACCAGAGCCAGAACCAGAACCAGTTAAAAAACCAACTAAGCCAACTCCAAAAAGACCTAGTAAAACAACTAAACCTGCTACTACAAAACCTACTCCTAAAACAGGTAAACCAACACTACCAGTTTTACCAGTTTCTTATGTTGTTGCAAACAACCAAGAACCTACGGCACCAATAAGTGGGCCAAGAAATATACATACTTTTGTTAGCACTAAAGCTGTACTGCCAGGAACATTTGCTATAGCTCGTTATATCACCAGAAATATTAAGACATCTACAGGTGAAATAAATTTTTATATTAAACCTGGTAGTGAAGCAGCAGCAGAAAAATATGCTGAAGCAGTTAGCCAAGCAGTTGATTTTTATAATAATAAATTTGGTGCTTATGCTTTTGGTGACAAATTAGTTTTTGCTGAGATTGATAACGAATCATTAGATAGTTTAACTGGTGCTGGGGTTACACTTCTTTCAGAAAAAACTTTTCGCTTAACAGATGTTCCTAGAGAACTACTTTATAGAGAGACTGCATATCAATGGTGGGGTCAAGCTGTAGTGCTTAAGTCTTTTGATGAAGTTTGGCTCTCTCAAGGTTTAGCTCAATATAGTGCTTTAGCTGTTTTAGAAGCTAACACCCCAGAAACAGTTTTTCGTGAAGTTGCTCGTGGTGCAATGGAAAGAGCCATGGCATTTGAATCACAAACCTCTATTGCTCGCGCTCCTTTAGAGCTTGATGATCAATCAGAAGCCTATCGATCAATTATGTTTTACAAAGGCGCATTTGTTTATCGAATGCTTAAACTAGTTGTAGGTGAAGAAACTTTTGATAAATTACTTAAAACTTATTACCAGGAATACCAAGGAAAACCAGCAGCTATTTCTAATTTTGAATCATTGGCTAATAAAGTAATAGGAAAAGATATGCGCTACTTCTTTGGTCAATGGGTTGATGCTACAGGCGTTCCAGAGTTTCGCGCTGATTATCAAATGCTAAGAACTAAAAATAACACTTTTAGGATTCGTGGAACAATAAACCAAGAAGTGGACACTTTTAGTATGCCTATAGATGTTGAACTTCTTTATGAAGGTGGTTCAGAAAGAACTCAGCTAAATATGACAGGCAGAAGTGTAGATTTTAGCTTTGAAGCAAAGGGAAAACCTTTAGATGTTATAGTAGATCCTGATAGCAAATTGCTAAAAGTATCTGAAGAAATTCGCATTTCTGTTATTGTCCGACGAGGAATTGAGCATTTTCGTAATCAAGAATATCCTGAAGCAGAGCAACAATTCCAAGCGGCTATTAAATTAAACCGCAGTAGTTCTTGGGCTTGGTATAATTTAGGGCTACTTTATTTTGAGCAAAGAAATTACCCTAAAGCTAATGATTGTTTTGGTGAAGCTTTAGAATTAGACTTACAACCGCGTTGGGTGCAAGTTTGGTCACATATTAAGCGTGGCAACTGCTACGATGCTTTAGGACAAAGAGAACGTGCTGTTGCTGAATATCAAAAAGCAATTCAAGTAGGCGATAATCATGATAATGCACAACAAATTGCTCAACAGTATTTAAGCGCACCTTATCGCCGAGAACAAACGGCTCAAAATTAA
- a CDS encoding response regulator has translation MSEKPKLLVIDDQPFIVAIFTELFRSDELELISASNGEDGLELAYQHQPDLIFLDIEMPRMDGISVCRRLRQDSRFQSIPIFLLSAKGESPSDEEQKEIGVTGYLTKPFSPLQIYGLIKQHLNISADF, from the coding sequence ATGAGTGAAAAACCTAAGTTACTTGTTATCGATGATCAGCCATTTATTGTAGCAATCTTTACTGAATTATTTAGAAGTGATGAGTTAGAACTTATTAGTGCTTCTAATGGCGAAGATGGTTTAGAACTAGCCTATCAACACCAACCAGATCTAATATTTTTAGATATAGAAATGCCTCGCATGGATGGGATCTCTGTTTGTCGTCGTTTAAGACAAGATAGCCGGTTTCAATCAATACCTATTTTCCTACTTTCGGCTAAAGGGGAAAGCCCTTCAGATGAGGAACAAAAGGAAATTGGGGTGACAGGCTATTTAACTAAGCCTTTTAGCCCACTGCAAATTTATGGTTTAATAAAACAACATTTAAATATTTCAGCAGATTTTTAA
- a CDS encoding DNA methyltransferase codes for MSTLSKIIKLNKNNFLQILEELKLSLNITDLKNNITQLITNLSDTDNNSLFLPNSLNIESIEINQDYLTKELLQIKDAQTLDRAIYYIKRLEKAVTSIKTSDINDININRWKEYDEILTDSLWIIDRRDSSGVHSAGYWGNFIPQIPNQMMKRYTKKGDWVLDTFLGCGTTLIEAQRLGRNCIGVELQANIVEKATNFINSEPNNHLTTWKILNQDSAAIDYNCILKQLGINSVQLVIMHPPYFDIIKFSEDPKDLSNANSVSNFLVMLKNVAANAASILDKGRYLVLVIGDKYVDGDWIPLGFLAMNEILNLGFSLKSIVVKNFEDTTGKRNQKDLWRYRALVGGFYIFKHEYIFILKRK; via the coding sequence ATGTCTACTCTTTCTAAAATTATTAAACTCAACAAAAATAACTTCTTACAGATCCTTGAAGAACTAAAGCTTTCCTTAAACATAACTGACTTAAAAAATAACATTACTCAACTAATCACTAATTTATCAGACACAGATAATAATTCTTTATTTCTTCCAAACTCATTAAATATAGAATCAATAGAAATTAACCAAGATTATTTGACTAAGGAATTATTACAAATAAAAGATGCTCAAACTTTAGACCGAGCAATTTATTATATTAAGCGGCTAGAAAAAGCTGTAACAAGCATAAAAACTAGTGATATTAATGATATAAACATAAATCGCTGGAAAGAATATGATGAAATATTAACTGATAGTTTATGGATAATAGATAGACGAGATAGTAGCGGAGTACATTCTGCTGGTTATTGGGGAAATTTTATTCCACAAATTCCAAACCAAATGATGAAAAGATATACTAAAAAAGGTGATTGGGTTTTAGATACTTTTTTAGGTTGTGGGACAACTTTAATTGAAGCTCAAAGACTTGGACGAAACTGCATTGGTGTAGAACTTCAAGCAAATATTGTAGAAAAAGCTACTAATTTTATTAATAGCGAGCCTAATAATCATTTAACTACTTGGAAAATACTTAATCAAGATAGTGCTGCAATTGATTACAATTGCATACTAAAACAACTAGGTATTAATTCTGTCCAACTAGTAATAATGCACCCACCTTATTTTGACATTATTAAGTTTAGTGAGGATCCAAAAGATTTGTCTAATGCTAATTCTGTAAGTAATTTTTTGGTTATGCTAAAAAATGTTGCAGCAAATGCAGCTAGTATTTTGGACAAAGGACGCTATTTAGTTCTAGTTATTGGCGATAAATATGTTGATGGTGATTGGATTCCGCTTGGTTTTTTAGCAATGAATGAAATATTAAATTTAGGTTTTTCATTAAAAAGCATTGTAGTCAAAAATTTTGAAGACACTACTGGCAAACGAAATCAAAAAGACTTATGGCGGTATCGTGCTTTGGTTGGGGGTTTTTATATTTTTAAGCATGAGTATATTTTTATCTTAAAAAGAAAATAG
- a CDS encoding pyruvate, phosphate dikinase, producing the protein MKDLLGGKGAGLGEMTNAELPVAPGFTISTQACTAYYKADQAFPQGMWEETLAALNKVEQATGKGFGNKENPLLVSVRSGAKFSMPGMMDTVLNLGLNEETLQGLAALTQNERFAYDAYRRFIQMFGKIVLDISPEKFEHIFDHQKHKVGVKEDTDLTVDSLKEVCHQFKQLVKKETGNDFPTDPLQQLELSIRAVFASWNGKRAIDYRRVHRISDDLGTAVNVVAMVFGNMGNDSGTGVAFTRNPSTGEKELFGEYLANAQGEDVVAGIRTPKKISQLKEDMPEVYDQFVKVAEMLERHYKDVQDLEFTIERGKLWMLQTRNAKRTGAAAIKIAVDLVEEGIIDKATAVTRVEPGHLDALLHPMIDPSEKLEVLAKGLPASPGAASGKVVFSPDEAETLAKEGEKVILVRIETAPDDFHGMVAAQAILTARGGMTSHAAVVARGMGKCCVAGCSDLSISYEKELFRVGTQVVNKGDYITVDGTLGRVILGQVKLIDPRPDENFHKFMTWVDEFRRLRVRTNADTPHDSEVARKFGAEGIGLCRTEHMFFEGNRIDAMREMIVAKTQEERQHALSKIEPFQTEDFIGIFKAMDGYPVTIRTLDPPLHEFLPHEQEEIDELAQKLNIPSAELTNKIKSLYEANPMLGHRGCRLGIAYPEITEMQARAIFSAAVTVKRQGVTVIPEVMIPLISDVKELISQATLVRKVAQEVFEKEGLSVDYLVGTMIELPRAALTANKIATVAEFFSFGTNDLTQTTYGLSRDDSGRFLPLYVEKKIFAEDPFQVLDQEGVGKLVEMAVQLGRGARENLKVGICGEHGGEPSSVAFCHRAGLNYVSCSPYRVPIARLAAAQAVLSEGKANSQTA; encoded by the coding sequence ATGAAAGATTTACTTGGGGGGAAGGGTGCTGGACTAGGAGAAATGACTAATGCAGAGCTACCTGTTGCACCAGGATTTACTATAAGCACACAAGCTTGCACAGCTTATTACAAAGCCGATCAAGCATTTCCTCAAGGAATGTGGGAAGAAACTTTAGCAGCATTAAATAAGGTAGAACAAGCCACTGGAAAAGGGTTTGGAAATAAAGAAAATCCGCTACTTGTTTCCGTTCGTTCTGGAGCTAAATTTAGTATGCCTGGTATGATGGATACAGTATTAAATCTAGGGCTTAATGAAGAAACCCTTCAAGGTCTTGCTGCTTTAACCCAAAATGAACGTTTTGCCTATGATGCCTACCGCAGATTTATACAAATGTTTGGCAAGATTGTACTTGATATAAGCCCAGAAAAATTTGAGCATATTTTTGACCACCAAAAACATAAAGTTGGAGTCAAAGAAGACACTGATTTAACAGTTGATTCATTAAAAGAAGTTTGCCACCAATTTAAGCAGTTAGTTAAAAAAGAAACTGGTAATGATTTTCCAACAGATCCCCTTCAACAATTAGAGTTATCAATTCGTGCTGTTTTTGCGTCATGGAATGGAAAACGCGCTATAGATTATCGTCGTGTTCATAGAATCTCTGACGATCTTGGAACTGCTGTAAATGTTGTAGCAATGGTCTTTGGCAATATGGGAAATGATTCTGGCACAGGTGTAGCATTTACCCGTAATCCTTCAACAGGTGAAAAAGAACTTTTTGGCGAATATCTAGCTAATGCTCAAGGTGAAGATGTTGTGGCAGGCATTCGTACACCAAAGAAAATTTCACAACTAAAAGAAGATATGCCAGAAGTCTATGACCAATTTGTTAAAGTTGCTGAAATGCTAGAGCGACATTATAAGGATGTCCAAGACTTAGAATTTACTATTGAGCGTGGCAAATTATGGATGCTTCAAACCCGAAATGCTAAACGCACAGGTGCAGCAGCAATAAAAATTGCTGTTGATTTAGTTGAAGAAGGAATTATTGATAAAGCTACAGCCGTCACTAGAGTAGAGCCAGGCCATTTGGATGCGTTACTTCATCCAATGATTGACCCATCAGAAAAATTAGAGGTTTTAGCTAAAGGCTTGCCTGCTAGCCCAGGTGCTGCTAGTGGTAAAGTTGTCTTTTCTCCAGATGAAGCAGAAACTTTAGCTAAAGAGGGCGAAAAAGTAATTTTAGTTAGAATTGAAACCGCGCCAGATGATTTTCATGGAATGGTTGCTGCTCAAGCAATCCTAACGGCTAGGGGTGGAATGACAAGTCACGCTGCTGTTGTAGCTAGAGGAATGGGAAAATGCTGTGTTGCTGGTTGTAGTGATTTAAGTATTAGCTATGAAAAAGAGCTATTTAGAGTTGGCACTCAGGTAGTAAATAAAGGTGATTACATCACTGTAGACGGCACTTTAGGACGTGTAATTTTAGGTCAAGTTAAATTGATTGACCCTCGTCCAGATGAAAATTTCCATAAATTTATGACTTGGGTTGATGAATTTAGAAGACTGCGAGTTAGAACCAACGCCGATACTCCGCATGACTCTGAAGTAGCACGAAAATTTGGTGCTGAAGGCATTGGGCTATGTCGTACAGAACATATGTTTTTTGAAGGCAACCGAATTGATGCTATGCGAGAAATGATTGTGGCTAAAACTCAAGAAGAAAGACAACACGCACTTAGCAAAATAGAACCATTCCAAACAGAAGATTTTATTGGAATTTTTAAAGCAATGGATGGCTATCCAGTAACAATTCGCACACTTGACCCACCATTACATGAATTTTTACCACATGAACAAGAAGAAATTGACGAGCTAGCACAAAAGCTAAACATTCCAAGTGCTGAGCTTACCAATAAAATTAAAAGCCTCTATGAAGCTAATCCAATGCTAGGGCATCGTGGTTGTCGTCTTGGTATTGCTTACCCAGAAATTACCGAAATGCAGGCTAGAGCAATCTTTTCTGCTGCTGTTACAGTTAAACGACAAGGTGTAACGGTTATTCCTGAAGTGATGATCCCGCTTATAAGCGATGTAAAAGAGCTAATTTCACAAGCAACCCTAGTTCGCAAAGTGGCTCAAGAAGTCTTTGAAAAAGAAGGTCTTAGCGTTGATTATTTAGTTGGAACAATGATTGAACTACCTCGCGCCGCACTAACAGCAAATAAAATCGCTACAGTAGCAGAATTTTTCTCATTTGGCACAAATGATTTAACTCAAACAACTTACGGTTTAAGCCGAGACGACTCTGGTCGCTTTTTACCACTTTATGTAGAGAAAAAGATTTTTGCCGAAGATCCTTTCCAAGTCCTAGATCAAGAAGGTGTAGGAAAACTAGTTGAAATGGCTGTACAACTAGGACGCGGTGCAAGAGAAAATCTTAAAGTTGGTATTTGTGGCGAGCATGGCGGCGAACCAAGCAGCGTAGCTTTTTGCCATCGTGCAGGGCTAAATTACGTTAGCTGTTCACCTTATCGTGTTCCTATTGCGCGACTTGCTGCGGCTCAAGCTGTTTTAAGCGAAGGAAAAGCCAACTCTCAAACAGCTTAA
- the recO gene encoding DNA repair protein RecO — protein MPLHQTTAFILRTFPLSEADKICVLLTRSSGVIRGVASGARRMKSRFGASLEPFTEVSLTYHEKEGRELVKISNCEILRSPFHYAGKTENAAALSYLTELLCEFSPAHEKNEKLYRLVTATMEAMSKELSLSSLLRYFEVWLLKISGFFPDLNKCVGCSSEIAESSGVWLAPDGAPQCYGCSGARGIAISSELKQCFASILRNNPSIFAGQTNPTEHLTAIEDISYRLIRRTIERDLRSYSLMNQVQAESKLT, from the coding sequence ATGCCTCTTCATCAAACAACCGCTTTTATTTTACGTACCTTTCCACTTTCAGAAGCAGATAAAATCTGTGTATTACTTACTCGGTCTTCTGGTGTAATTCGAGGGGTTGCTTCTGGAGCAAGAAGGATGAAAAGCCGTTTTGGTGCTAGTTTAGAACCATTTACAGAAGTAAGTTTAACCTATCATGAAAAAGAAGGCCGTGAGCTTGTAAAAATTTCTAATTGTGAAATTCTGCGCTCTCCATTTCATTATGCAGGCAAAACAGAAAATGCAGCAGCACTTTCTTATCTTACAGAACTACTTTGTGAATTTTCCCCAGCACATGAAAAAAATGAAAAACTTTACAGGCTAGTTACAGCTACAATGGAGGCAATGAGCAAAGAGCTTTCACTATCAAGTTTATTAAGATATTTTGAAGTTTGGTTACTTAAAATTTCTGGATTTTTTCCTGACTTAAATAAATGTGTTGGTTGTAGTAGTGAAATTGCTGAGTCTAGTGGCGTTTGGCTAGCACCTGACGGTGCGCCTCAATGCTATGGTTGTAGTGGTGCAAGAGGAATAGCAATTTCTAGTGAGTTAAAACAATGCTTTGCATCAATACTACGTAATAATCCAAGTATTTTTGCTGGGCAAACTAACCCAACTGAGCATTTAACAGCAATAGAAGATATCAGTTACCGTTTAATTCGTCGTACTATTGAGCGAGATTTGCGTTCTTATAGCTTGATGAATCAAGTACAAGCAGAATCTAAACTTACTTAA
- a CDS encoding MBL fold metallo-hydrolase encodes MPGDLDWRLRAIYTPGHAQDHICFFEERTGALISGDLIVGMRTVVIDPPEGNMQHYLDSLNRVGQLPITAIFGAHGAPMGGAHAKVNQYISHRLARETNIIKAIEQGSSTVAEIVKQVYTDVPEKMHKLAERSVLAHLEKLIQSGQVVEQLGHYKLVG; translated from the coding sequence TTGCCAGGAGATCTAGATTGGCGACTTAGAGCAATTTACACTCCAGGACATGCTCAAGATCATATTTGCTTTTTTGAAGAACGCACTGGAGCATTAATTTCTGGCGATTTAATTGTTGGAATGAGAACTGTAGTAATAGATCCGCCTGAAGGAAATATGCAGCATTATTTAGATTCATTAAATCGAGTTGGTCAACTTCCTATAACCGCTATTTTTGGTGCGCATGGTGCGCCAATGGGGGGCGCACATGCAAAAGTAAATCAATATATTTCTCATCGTCTTGCCCGCGAAACTAATATAATAAAAGCCATTGAACAAGGCTCAAGTACTGTTGCAGAAATCGTCAAACAAGTTTATACAGATGTGCCAGAAAAAATGCACAAACTTGCCGAACGTTCTGTTCTTGCACATTTGGAAAAGTTAATCCAATCAGGTCAAGTTGTTGAGCAACTTGGTCATTACAAGTTAGTTGGATAA
- a CDS encoding MBL fold metallo-hydrolase, whose protein sequence is MVGREEFVIIDPASPYEEEQVQLANFIDSLIAEGCKPREILLTHFHPDHVGGVANLKNRLNIPVRAHPLTQKSWRSFSY, encoded by the coding sequence ATTGTTGGTAGAGAAGAATTTGTTATTATTGACCCTGCTTCACCATATGAAGAAGAACAAGTTCAACTAGCTAATTTTATTGATAGCTTAATAGCAGAAGGCTGTAAACCCCGCGAAATTTTGCTTACACATTTTCATCCAGATCATGTTGGTGGGGTAGCAAACTTAAAAAATCGCTTAAATATTCCTGTCCGAGCGCATCCACTTACACAAAAAAGTTGGAGAAGCTTTTCATATTGA